Sequence from the Phragmites australis chromosome 11, lpPhrAust1.1, whole genome shotgun sequence genome:
AGCATGTACAGCTCCTGCGTCTTCCTCGACACCCCTGCGCTCGTGACCAGATCCGTGAGaggctgcccccccccccccccgcctagCAGGCGGCCGAAACCCTGGCAGTGCTACGGCTTACCTGAGCAGGACTTGGTGGCGTAGAtcttgaggaggaggatgaggacagAGAAGAGGTGGGTCATGTCCCCGAGGAACCGGAAGGCGTTCATGGCTGCGGCTGCGCCGCCGGCGGCGCAGCGGTTAGGGTTGGGGGTTTAGAACAAACAACTCCAGATGCGCAGGGAAATGGCGGAGACGAGGTGGGCAGGACGCCTGGACAGGAAGAAACGGGAAGGGAGGTGCGGTGCGAGCGTCGTGGGCCAGTGTGGACGGAGTCTGCATAGTGGGACCATATGTCAGTGAACGTAGGACCAGTGGAGTCGGTGTAGGAGGAATAGGAAAGAGAGGGATCTGCGAGCGACGCGTGGACAGGTGCGGACGGCGTGTGGGTCCCACAAGTCAGTTACAAGTGGCGGGGTTGTGGCGCCGTGAAGttggggaaaaaaaattctatgcagCACTGCTGCAAACTCCCCTTCGTACAGCACCTCACCGATTCACACCACGTGTCCAGAGTTGGAATCTCAAAGAAACTTTCTTCCCACCCCACAACTGAGCTCGGCTTGGGCCATTCCCGAACGGCTCAGAGCTGTAATCGTTGTTATTGGTTTCCTTCTCCCGAATCGAGATTATTGGCAATGGCGGGACAGGTCGACGACTTCTTCGACCAGATGCTCTCCACGCTACCCTCTGTGTGGGCCGATCTGGGCACCGACGGCAAGTCACCCTGGGAGCTCGCCGCGGGCACTGCCGCCAAAAACCCGATCGCGCAAGCCTTCGGTGATGAGTCGGTGTTGCTCGCGTCCCGCCTCCAGCAGCACCAGATCGACGGGGATAAGTCCTCCACGATCATGCTGCAGCTCAGCGACCTGCACTGCCATGACCTAGCTGGGGGGATCGGTGGCCTGCCCCCTATACGGCCGCTGCTTCCCCCATTGCAAATTCATAGaaacaacaacagcaacaagTTGGTAGTTTGATCGCCTCTCGCCGCTGCTAGCTATATCAGCTCCTCACCTCCCCCATCCACACAAGCTAGAAGCGGCGAGATGGCAGGGCAGTTGAAGGCCAAGATCCTCGCCAcgcccgcggccgccgcggtcGTCTCTGGTGGCCACAACCTCTGCGGCCAACGAGCCCATCCCGACGCCAACGTCGCCGTGCCGGCCTTCGCCGCTATGTTGGTTGTCGCCGTTGCCCTCGGCTACCTCTTCTGTTAGCCGGGCGGGATGTGATGCTTATTTTTCGTTTTCAGAATTGTTGTTTCCTGAGTAAGTCCGTGGTTGTAATTCATTTCCTGGTTCGAGGTTTGTACGTGGTGAGATTAAATTCATATCTTTTCGATTTATCGGTACTTTGCAATTTGCAAATGCAAGTGATAAAAAGAAAACTTGTCTGAAGTCTGCATATCTAGCATATGAATATGATGCTCACAACCTCAGCACATAGGTTGGTTGATAGTCCTGTTAAGCATTTGCAGAATGTAGAGCACTCTGTGACAACCATGACCACTCGATTGATCTCAATTTGGGAGAAGGAAATGGCTGAGTCGTTCGGGAATGGCCCGAGCCGAGCACGGTTGCAGGGTGGGAAGAAAGTTTCTTTGAGATTCCAACTCTGAACACGTGGTGTGAATCGGGTAGGTGCTGCACAAAGAGGAGTTTGCAGCGGTGCTGCGTAGAATTTTTTTCCGAAGTTGGTGTGGGTGGGGGGCAGCCGGGCAGGCAGTGAGCAGAGGTGACGTGGCGGGGCACCTCACCGGCGCGGGCGGTGACGTTACCTCTCCGGCTTTTCTCTCTGACTTGCACTTTGCATCGACTCACATGCCGCTGATGCTTCGCGTCTCCTACTCCTCCAGCTTATTAATCCAccgctctctccctccctccctctcttcccGCTCCACTCTCCACCGGTCTCGCCCGCCGCGAGATCCGACTCCGCTTCCAGAAGCTTCTGGAGGCCCGCCTCATGAGCGTCTGATCGGCCGTCGCCATGGGCTGCGCTGGATCCACTCCCAAAGTCAATGGTATCCTCTTGGTGCTTGCCCTCTTGATTGGATTCCTTTGATTGTGAATTGTAGGGTACTAAGATCCGATTTGAGCTGTTTCCAGGCACTGCAGTTGCGATCGAGTAGGATTAAATTGTTTGTTCATTGGTCCTCTTGGTTCTTGATTAAGTGAACCTTGTGACCGTTAAATCCCATAGCTTTAAGACATCAATTCACGAGACATGCAAGAATTCAGTTTCAAAAGTGTTGTTCAAGAGGAAATTTAGCTTATTGTCACTAGTGTTGATCAAAAGTGCTTTAAGATTTTCctcgatgattttttttaatgagtaTCTTCGATGAAATTGTTCAATTTTGGTAAGGATATCAGTATAGTGGAGTCAGTAGTGGAAAACTCTTGCATCACGAAGGCCGTATTTGGTTAGTGGAGGGATAACATTATCTTGCTCTACAAGGCATCTGAAATGATGGTTATATTCCCTTGGAGGACAAAAGCTCTTTTGTTTGTACCTAATAAAAGCAAAGATAGGAATGTGAGAGCAATGAAATGATGGTTTATTCTCACCGTAGGACGAAAGAACTTTTTTATGGATTaagtaaattttctttttcaattgcTAGTGCCTTATCTAGTTCGAAGTACTTTATTAGGTGCTGCATTTCAGAAAAGAAGCACTATTCTGTGCAAGTGCTTGTTATACTCGCTATTCAAAATTTATAGAATAACTTTGCATTCGCCATTGTGCAATTGCTTTAGAATTTAGATTGTTCAGTTACTGGTAATTTTGCTCACATTCTACATACCAAAGAATTGAACGAAGATTAGTTtagccttttccttttcctgttCAGCAAATTATGAGACGTCCATTCATAATCTTGCTTGTACACTTGTGAAGAAAATTGTGTTGTTAGTTTGGCTTATGGCTAACTAAATAAAATAATCACAAGACTCTCTTACCTACTCCTGCGGCCAACCATCACTCTCTTACCAGCAGTTGCTGAATTCAAATTTCTGCAGACTACACCCTATGTCATAGCACCATGATAGCTTGATAGATTGTATTTGTTGTTCTTTCTTTTGGGCTTATTAGAAGAATTCTTTTACATCAAAACTCTGTCTTTGGATCTATACGATGATGACTCTTGAATACAGAGAACAGTAAGAAGCTGAAAAGGCCTAAAGCTTGGAAGCACACTCAACCGATTACACCAGCACAACTTAAACAGATGCGTGATGAATTCTGGGACACAACTCCGCACTATGGTGGCCAAAAAGGTTTGTTAAACTGTTTGGGAAATGCTGAACATAACTGATTTGTATGTTGATGTGTGTTACTTAATTCCTGcaacttgatttcattttgCCAGTCTCCAGTTATTGGTCTTCTTCTATCTTTTTTCAACGTTTTGATAATTACTGGCTTGTGTTTGGTTTGACCTGTCCAATTATTATCCTTAAACCCTAGGACTTTAGTTGTTCAATGTAAGCTCATTTCTTCAGCTAAAATTGATACTGAGCCCTGAATTAAGTGGTACTGGCTTCGTATCAAATAAGATCCCAGTCTTACTGGGGAATCTGATTCTTCAATGGCCCCTGTTTATCTGGTTCCCTTTTTGGATAATCTCCAGTTTGGTTGCACAAAAAAACAATCGGATTGTAATATAATCAAATTTCACGAGTTGTTAATACTGACAGAAATGCAGATTTGTTGTATAATCAGTGGTTTAAAGTTTGAAgacaagtttttcagttttcactaTGGAAAGACACATTCACAAGCATCACCTTAGTAATAAGTTACTATCTCTGTGTCCAGAAATTTGGGATGCTCTTAGAGCTGCTGCAGAATCTGATTTAGCCCTTGCACAAACCATAGTGGATAGTGCTGGAATCATCATTTCAAATCCTGACATGACGCTTTGCTATGACGAGAGAGGTGAGCATGTTTTATTCGCATATCCATGATTTTCCTCACGAGTTGTTCAAGACTAATAGTGACACTGAAAATTCTTGCAGGTGCCAAATACGAGCTGCCCAAGTATGTTTTGAGCGAGCCAACAAATTTGATCCGTGACGGTTGAATCTTGAGTGAAGAGTTACAGCATGGATAGAGCCACGTAAATTATGTGAATCGCTCATTCGGTCGCTGATTCTGCATTGTAGTTCTCGGAGACGATGAAGCTCCTTTTAGCACTGTATAGTTATTTTGTTGGCCGCTGCTGTAGAAAAATAGCGTCATTTAGCATCTTCGCATCTAAGTTAGTAAGTTGTGGTTGTTTGTACTGAAAATTAGCGAGTCCAGTTGTACAGACAATTCGAAGGTGCAGTGAAATGGCATCTTTGTGGAAAAAATAAAGGTCATGGAAATGCACCAGAGCAACAGTAACAGGAAGCTGCCAAAGAAACCAAGCTGGCAGGATAAGATTGATGATTAGAgaatttttatcatatttattcATAAATCATGTAGGACCACGCCTGTGCATGATCGTTCAGGCTTCTTAGAACCGCGCGGCATGATCTCGGATCTGATCTCTGACCGTCGAGGAAAGAATGGATCTGCCAAACTGGCATGGTATATTTAATCAGACACTGTTAAGAATAGGATCAGACAGTAGACAACTAGACACCCGTAGAGCCCACTCCGTAACAGCAGGACATGGCCAGTCCATTGTGGGGCCCAGATGATCGCTAATTTCGCCGGAGTACTGTTCAAGCTGGACCATTTCTGTGGTTCTTTCTCTACCTTCCAGAGCGATGCTGCCGCGTTCCTCCAACGTCCTGGGACTTGCAGAAAGACGGTGACAATCTCGGCGCAACAACGTACGCGTGCGCAGCAACTTACGGCATACTTATCCCAAATTTCGTGCCCAAATAGAGTACGCTGCAATGTACTTCGTTTCAACGTGACTGTCTTGATCTGTTGCTGCATGACAGACTGTGCGGAACGCCGGGATGCGTGATCGCGTGCGCCTGGACGCGAGGAACGGGACGGAGGCACGCGAAGTTGAGCCAGATGAGACTCGGAGTGCGTAGTGGTGGTTGcatattgtttcatttgtgcACGGATTCCTCGCATAACTTTGTCAATATCAACAAAGGGTTACGCGAGATTCCATATCTACCTCCTACCGGTAACCAATCATCGATTCATTATGCACTACCTATACCGGCAGGCGGCAGGTCACTACCCTAGTACTATGAGACTATCAGTACTAGAGCATATTAGGCAGCCTTCTACCAAATGGTCTAGACTTAGGGCAGCTTCAACCATTAGAGTATACTTCTTACCAGTAAAATTTATATGAGTTTTACCGTTTCTAATTTCTTATATCCCACAGAGTatgatcaaaattcaaaattagtcAACATATCTGAGCGTatttgccgaaatagataacatgtagttgtatttattaatttagcattcgtattcggcacacggtgattttcggcacacagtgtgccgaatacaggtaaCAGTGCCGTATTTGGTACACCGTGTGTCAAAAAATactttttcggtacacgatCATATCACGTTTGCTTTTTCGGTACAAGATCATGTCGGTACCAAAAAAGTGTttttggcacacggtgtaccgtatacaaaaatagattttcggtacaccgtgtaccgaaaaagccactaaaatctattttcggtacaccgtacgccgaatacgaatactaaattaataaatacgactacatgttacctattttggtaaatacgctcatatatattatctaattttagatttttacatACAGAGTATAGGTGATGAGGTAGATCTACTTCATGCTTAGAgcttttttatgaaaaaatagcTCTCTAAGATTTCACTTTATGTCTGCAAAATAAGAACTAATAGCTAATTTTTATCTttacctttatttttttttacctctatttttataaaataaaagctAGTAGGTAGCTCATGGTAACGGCATTAGAATAATTTCCAGACCTGATTTTCATTCTGTCATGAGGTTCCTCCTCACTACTCCACCGGAGTACTGTCTTGCCACAGCCGGGGATTTACTTTTAGGTCTCCGGTACGTCTGGTACTGATGGTACAATTTGATACTCTGATCGCCGACAGGCGACAGTGATTATCGTAGCGAAGGAAGACGAGCAACTGCTGACGCTTCTGTCCGTGTAGCGGTTGCACCTGCACGCATCCAGGTGCGAGGGCCGTAGTTAGGCTTGGCTCGTAACGAGATTAAAAATAAAgtttattattaaatataaattatttagatttatttttttaatttgtttttaactgatatacacaatatatacatacatatgaatTCTTTGAATTTTAAGGGCACAAGATGACCGCACCGTTCGACCCTCCTCCAGACCGGCCCTAGCCGTAGTCCATCATGCATTCCATCTGATCATTGAGTACAACAGAAGCAAGCGTCAGTTGTTGACTCGCGGAGTCACAGTGAACTGGAGGAGTAATGTCCTTGTGCTCTGCAGGTAATATCCTCCCGAATCGGCGGTATTGGTAAAATACACAATATACCGaatttatattataaaaataaataatatgctatcatatttataaatatagcaTGTGTATTTAATATCTCATTCATCCAAAACAGGTTTTCGATATATTGTGCAACGAAAAAAAGAGGACCCAAACGTTTTTAGCACTCATATGCCGAATACGATATTGTGCACTATATTCGGCATATAAAATGCTAAAAACTGACTGTATTCGTCACCTCAGATATCAAATACGATACATAATATTATATTCAGTATATTAGATGCTGAATACATTCTCCATCTGATGGTTCACCACTGCAAAACAAAATGTAGGACCACGGCTGTGCATGATCGTTCAGGCTTCTTAGAACCGCGCGGCATGATCTCGGATCTGAGATCTGACCGTCGAGGAAAGAATGGATCTGCCAAACTGGCATGGTATATTTAATCAGACACTGTTAAGAATAGGATCAGACAGTAGACAACTAGACACCCGTAGAGCCCACTCCGTAACAGCAGGACATGGCCAGTCCATTGTGCGACCCAGATGATCGCTAATTTCGCCGGAGTACTGTTCAAGCTGGACCATTTCTGTGGTTCTTCCTCTACCTTCCAGAGCGATGCTGCCGCGTTCCTCCGACGTCCTGGGACTTGCAGAAAGACGGTGACAATCTCGGCGCAACAACGTACGCGTGCGCAGCAACTTACGGCAGACTTATCCCAAATTTCGTGCCCAAATAGAGTACGCTGCAATGTACTTCGTTTCAACGCGACTGTCTTCATCTGTTGCTGCATGACAGACTGTGCGGAACGCCGGGATGCGTGATCGCGTGCGCCTGGACGCGAGGAACGGGACGGAGGCACGCGAAGTTGAGCCAGATGAGACTCGGAGTGCGTAGTGGTGGTTGcatattgtttcatttgtgcACGGATTCCTCG
This genomic interval carries:
- the LOC133885848 gene encoding uncharacterized protein LOC133885848, giving the protein MGCAGSTPKVNENSKKLKRPKAWKHTQPITPAQLKQMRDEFWDTTPHYGGQKEIWDALRAAAESDLALAQTIVDSAGIIISNPDMTLCYDERGAKYELPKYVLSEPTNLIRDG